Proteins encoded in a region of the Bacteroidota bacterium genome:
- a CDS encoding HisA/HisF-related TIM barrel protein: protein MAARFQLWPALDLLGGRAVRLRRGDYDDVTTYDATPASVLGAVAPFADGLHLVDLDGARDGKPTASPFLDAVLSESTIPVEVGGGLRTVEAVGDVLGRGAARAILGSRVAADPDFARQCIEAFGAGRIVVGLDVRDGRPATHGWKRTADVEAEILLESLAYVGVQTVIVTDIQTDGMMTGPNAALIERLAAAFPAFSVIASGGIATVAHLEALRDAGAAGAVFGRAWIEGALAPADLAAFRAGGVA, encoded by the coding sequence ATGGCTGCCCGCTTCCAACTCTGGCCTGCCCTCGACCTCCTCGGCGGCCGCGCCGTCCGCCTCCGGCGCGGCGACTACGACGACGTGACGACCTACGACGCCACGCCCGCCTCGGTCCTGGGCGCCGTCGCGCCGTTCGCCGACGGACTGCACCTCGTGGACCTCGACGGCGCGCGCGACGGAAAGCCGACGGCCTCGCCGTTTCTGGATGCGGTGCTGAGCGAGAGCACGATCCCGGTCGAGGTCGGCGGCGGGCTGCGCACCGTCGAGGCGGTCGGCGACGTGCTCGGGCGCGGCGCAGCGCGGGCCATCCTCGGCTCCCGCGTAGCCGCCGACCCGGACTTCGCCCGGCAGTGCATCGAAGCCTTCGGGGCCGGCCGCATCGTCGTCGGCCTCGACGTACGCGACGGGCGGCCTGCCACGCACGGCTGGAAGCGTACCGCCGACGTCGAAGCGGAGATCCTGCTGGAGAGCCTCGCCTACGTCGGCGTCCAGACCGTCATCGTGACGGACATCCAGACCGACGGCATGATGACTGGTCCGAACGCCGCGCTCATCGAACGCCTCGCAGCCGCGTTCCCGGCCTTCTCGGTCATCGCCTCGGGCGGGATTGCCACGGTCGCTCATCTCGAAGCGCTCCGGGACGCCGGAGCCGCCGGGGCCGTTTTTGGGCGGGCCTGGATCGAGGGCGCGCTCGCCCCGGCCGACCTCGCCGCGTTCCGCGCCGGAGGCGTAGCCTGA
- the hisH gene encoding imidazole glycerol phosphate synthase subunit HisH — MTALIDYGAGNTRSVGNALDRLGAAWTLTSSPAELDRAERVILPGVGAAASAMAALRDRGLVDWLRATEQPLLGVCLGLQLLYERSEERDASGNDTECLGLLPGTVRRFPDAGVPVPHMGWNTLRLTAPTPLLDDLVDGAHLYFVHAFAAPVGPETRATCHYAGVEFSAVVERGRVAATQFHPEKSADAGAAILRNFLAR, encoded by the coding sequence GTGACCGCGCTCATCGACTACGGGGCGGGCAACACGCGCTCGGTCGGGAACGCGCTCGACCGGCTCGGCGCGGCGTGGACGCTGACCTCTAGCCCGGCAGAACTGGACCGGGCCGAGCGGGTGATCCTGCCGGGCGTCGGGGCGGCGGCGAGCGCGATGGCGGCACTCCGCGACCGGGGGCTCGTCGACTGGCTGCGGGCGACCGAGCAGCCGCTCCTCGGCGTGTGCCTCGGGCTGCAACTCCTCTACGAGCGCTCCGAGGAGCGCGACGCGTCCGGCAACGACACCGAGTGCCTCGGCCTGCTGCCGGGGACGGTCCGCCGCTTCCCCGACGCGGGCGTGCCCGTCCCGCACATGGGCTGGAATACGCTCCGCCTCACCGCCCCGACGCCGCTCCTCGACGACCTGGTGGACGGCGCGCACCTCTATTTTGTCCACGCCTTCGCCGCGCCCGTCGGCCCCGAGACGCGGGCGACGTGCCACTACGCCGGCGTCGAGTTCAGCGCCGTCGTCGAGCGCGGGCGCGTCGCTGCGACGCAGTTTCACCCGGAGAAGTCGGCCGACGCCGGGGCCGCGATCCTCCGCAACTTCCTCGCCCGCTGA
- a CDS encoding YerC/YecD family TrpR-related protein, protein MSDFEFGPTSDDLFRAILTVETVAECEDFFRDLCTLSELHALTERWQVVRKLKEGLPYRTIAEQTGVSTATVTRVAHWLQHGRGGYDRALERLGEG, encoded by the coding sequence ATGAGTGACTTCGAGTTCGGTCCCACGAGCGACGACCTATTCCGCGCGATCCTGACGGTGGAGACGGTCGCCGAGTGCGAGGACTTCTTCCGCGACCTCTGCACGCTCAGCGAACTCCACGCGCTGACCGAGCGATGGCAGGTCGTGCGCAAGCTCAAGGAGGGCCTCCCCTACCGCACGATCGCCGAGCAGACCGGCGTCAGCACGGCGACCGTCACGCGCGTCGCGCACTGGCTCCAGCACGGACGCGGCGGCTACGACCGCGCCCTGGAGCGGCTGGGCGAGGGCTGA
- the hisF gene encoding imidazole glycerol phosphate synthase subunit HisF, whose product MLARRLIPCLDIRDGRTVKGVNFVGLRDAGDPVELAVRYAAEGADEVVFLDITATVEKRQTVTDLALRVGRALDIPFTVGGGIASVEDAASVLGAGADKVAVNSSAVARPALVRELAEAFGSQAVVLSVDAKRTGHTASGWTVMTRGGRTDTGRDALAWLAEAQDAGAGEILLTSVDADGTQAGFDTALLAAARPRVRVPLIASGGAGSPEHFAEVFAAGLADAALAASLFHYGTLALPDLKAYLAARAIPVRPC is encoded by the coding sequence ATGCTCGCCCGCCGCCTCATTCCCTGCCTCGACATCCGCGACGGCCGGACCGTCAAAGGGGTCAACTTCGTCGGCCTCCGCGACGCGGGCGACCCGGTCGAACTCGCCGTCCGCTACGCCGCCGAGGGGGCCGACGAAGTGGTTTTCCTCGACATCACGGCGACGGTCGAGAAGCGGCAGACCGTGACCGACCTCGCGCTCCGCGTCGGGCGGGCGCTCGACATCCCGTTCACCGTCGGCGGCGGGATTGCGAGCGTCGAGGACGCGGCGTCGGTGCTCGGAGCCGGGGCCGACAAGGTGGCAGTCAACTCGTCGGCCGTGGCGCGGCCCGCGCTCGTCCGCGAACTGGCCGAGGCGTTCGGGAGCCAGGCCGTCGTGCTGTCGGTCGATGCCAAGCGGACCGGGCACACGGCCTCGGGCTGGACGGTCATGACGCGCGGCGGGCGCACCGACACGGGCCGCGACGCGCTCGCCTGGCTCGCCGAGGCGCAGGACGCGGGCGCGGGCGAAATCCTCCTCACCTCCGTCGACGCCGACGGGACGCAGGCCGGGTTCGACACCGCGCTTCTCGCCGCCGCGCGGCCCCGCGTCCGCGTCCCCCTCATCGCCTCCGGCGGGGCCGGATCGCCGGAGCACTTCGCCGAGGTCTTCGCCGCCGGCCTCGCCGACGCCGCCCTCGCCGCCTCGCTCTTCCACTACGGCACGCTCGCCCTCCCCGACCTCAAAGCCTACCTCGCCGCGCGCGCCATCCCCGTCCGCCCATGCTGA
- the hisB gene encoding histidinol-phosphatase — MSRRIAFIDRDGTLVWEPGPDHPTPYQVGGLGDLRLLPRTISGLRRLTDAGFELVMVTNQDGLGTDANPTATFEAVNAKLFEILASEGVAFGETLVCSHHPEDGCACRKPRTGLVEGIAYNAESIMVGDRESDVQFADALGLRGYRVTDYPDWLALAEAVVADVLGRSASVERATAETRIRLSLRLDGTGQYEGAVPNGFLNHMLHLLAKHSLTDLTVEAEGDDVDDHHLVEDVGLVLGQALRDALGERRGIRRYGDALVPMDEVLCAAAVDLGGRFAFETDYAPEREMVGALSTEMVPHFFQSLAVEAKLALHLRLLAPGRNEHHRIEAMTKAFARALRAAAETDPRAASSIPSTKGSL, encoded by the coding sequence ATGAGCCGCCGCATCGCCTTTATCGACCGCGACGGGACCCTCGTCTGGGAGCCGGGGCCGGACCACCCGACGCCCTACCAGGTCGGCGGCCTGGGCGACCTCCGTCTACTCCCGCGCACGATCTCCGGTCTGCGCCGCCTCACGGACGCCGGCTTCGAGCTCGTCATGGTGACGAATCAGGATGGCCTCGGGACGGATGCCAACCCGACCGCGACGTTCGAGGCCGTCAACGCCAAGCTGTTCGAGATTCTGGCGAGCGAGGGGGTCGCCTTCGGGGAGACGCTCGTGTGCTCGCACCACCCGGAGGACGGCTGCGCCTGCCGCAAGCCGCGCACCGGCCTCGTCGAAGGCATCGCCTACAACGCCGAGTCGATCATGGTCGGGGACCGCGAGAGCGACGTGCAGTTCGCCGACGCGCTCGGGCTGCGGGGGTACCGCGTGACCGATTACCCCGACTGGCTCGCCCTCGCCGAGGCCGTCGTGGCCGACGTGCTCGGGCGCTCGGCGTCGGTAGAGCGGGCGACGGCCGAGACGCGCATCCGGCTCTCGCTCCGGCTCGACGGCACCGGGCAGTACGAGGGCGCGGTCCCGAACGGGTTCCTGAACCACATGCTGCACCTCCTCGCCAAGCACAGCCTGACAGACCTCACGGTCGAGGCCGAGGGTGACGACGTGGACGACCACCATCTCGTCGAGGACGTCGGCCTCGTCCTCGGGCAGGCGCTCCGCGACGCGCTCGGCGAGCGGCGCGGCATCCGGCGCTACGGCGACGCCCTCGTGCCGATGGACGAGGTCCTCTGCGCCGCCGCGGTCGACCTCGGCGGGCGCTTCGCGTTCGAGACCGACTACGCGCCCGAGCGCGAGATGGTGGGCGCACTCAGCACCGAGATGGTGCCGCACTTCTTCCAGAGCCTCGCCGTCGAGGCCAAGCTCGCCCTCCACCTCCGGCTGCTGGCACCGGGACGGAACGAGCACCACCGCATCGAAGCCATGACGAAAGCCTTCGCCCGCGCCCTCCGCGCCGCCGCTGAGACCGACCCGCGCGCCGCGTCGTCCATCCCCTCGACGAAAGGCAGCCTGTGA
- the hisD gene encoding histidinol dehydrogenase, producing MTATNRLQVYHLTDLSDADTERLCARPAALDGRVLDVVTAIETAVRERGDEALRVFNTQFDTAVDDLLVPEARLAEAWDAAAPEFRAAVETAAANLRAFHAPQGSAGYAVETMPGVRCWRETRPIERVGLYVPGGTAPLVSTLLMTAIPAQIAGCARIVVATPPPAAEPILAVAGYLGLTEVVQVGGAQGVFALALGTESVLRVDKIFGPGNAYVTAAKWRASRFCAVDMVAGPSEVLVIAGAEANPAFVAADLLSQAEHGTDSQVVLVATDAALVEAVEREVEAQLETLPRRETAEAALAHSFAVVTGSVEAAVRFSNRYAPEHLILHLDDWEATARAITNAGSVFCGPLTPESVGDYASGTNHTLPTAGLARSTSGLSVEAFQRTVTFQTLDRAGLGALAPAVTTLARAEELEAHARAVTVRLDS from the coding sequence ATGACCGCGACAAACCGCCTCCAAGTCTACCACCTGACCGACCTCTCGGACGCCGACACTGAGCGGCTGTGCGCCCGGCCGGCCGCGCTCGACGGACGCGTGCTCGATGTTGTGACCGCTATCGAAACGGCCGTGCGCGAGCGCGGCGACGAGGCGCTGCGCGTCTTCAACACGCAGTTCGACACGGCGGTGGACGACCTGCTCGTGCCCGAGGCGAGGCTCGCCGAAGCGTGGGACGCCGCCGCGCCCGAGTTCCGGGCGGCGGTCGAGACGGCCGCGGCGAACCTCCGGGCGTTCCACGCACCCCAGGGCAGCGCAGGCTACGCGGTCGAGACGATGCCGGGCGTGCGGTGCTGGCGCGAGACGCGGCCCATCGAGCGGGTCGGGCTGTACGTGCCGGGCGGGACGGCTCCGCTCGTCAGCACGCTCCTGATGACGGCGATCCCAGCACAAATCGCAGGGTGTGCCCGCATTGTCGTCGCCACGCCGCCGCCGGCCGCCGAGCCGATCCTCGCAGTGGCGGGCTACCTCGGGCTGACGGAGGTCGTGCAGGTCGGCGGCGCGCAGGGCGTGTTTGCGCTCGCGCTCGGGACGGAGAGCGTGCTGCGCGTGGACAAAATCTTCGGGCCGGGCAACGCCTACGTCACCGCCGCCAAGTGGCGGGCGAGCCGGTTCTGCGCCGTCGACATGGTCGCCGGGCCGAGCGAGGTCCTTGTCATCGCAGGCGCGGAGGCAAACCCGGCCTTCGTCGCCGCCGACCTGCTGAGCCAGGCCGAGCACGGCACCGACAGCCAGGTCGTCCTCGTCGCCACCGACGCGGCGCTCGTTGAGGCCGTCGAGCGCGAAGTCGAGGCGCAGCTTGAGACCCTCCCCCGCCGCGAGACGGCCGAAGCCGCCCTCGCCCACAGCTTCGCCGTCGTCACCGGCTCGGTCGAAGCCGCCGTCCGGTTCTCGAACCGGTACGCGCCGGAGCACCTCATCCTCCACCTCGACGACTGGGAGGCGACGGCCCGGGCGATCACGAACGCGGGCTCGGTCTTCTGCGGCCCGCTCACGCCGGAGAGCGTGGGCGACTACGCCTCGGGCACGAACCACACGCTCCCGACGGCCGGCCTCGCCCGGAGCACGAGCGGGCTGAGCGTCGAGGCGTTCCAGCGCACGGTCACGTTCCAGACGCTCGACCGCGCCGGGCTGGGTGCCCTTGCCCCCGCCGTCACAACGCTGGCCCGCGCCGAGGAACTAGAGGCCCACGCCCGCGCCGTCACTGTCCGCCTCGACTCATGA
- the hisG gene encoding ATP phosphoribosyltransferase — translation MTLRLAVQKSGRLADQTLDFLRACGLSFQTSAHGLTATGTGFPLDLLFLRSKDIPEVVADGGADLGLCGEDVLSERGCGALTVIERLGFGRCRLSLAAPAEIDLGGARIATSYPRTLGRWLEARDVEAKIVDLSGSVEIAPSLGIADAVCDLVATGSTLAQNGLTEFETVLRSEAVLFGRPLDGDGQDLLDRLLVRIRSRLAAERTRYVVMNAPREAVERIRALLPGLKTPTISPLTSEGWVSIATVVGLDVFWETMHALREAGAVGILVMPIEQLVQ, via the coding sequence TTGACCCTCCGCCTCGCCGTCCAGAAGTCCGGCCGTCTCGCCGACCAGACCCTCGACTTCCTCCGCGCCTGCGGCCTCTCGTTCCAGACGAGCGCCCACGGCCTCACCGCCACCGGCACGGGCTTCCCGCTCGACCTCCTCTTCCTGCGCAGCAAGGACATCCCCGAGGTCGTCGCCGACGGCGGGGCCGACCTCGGGCTCTGCGGCGAGGACGTGCTCTCGGAGCGCGGGTGCGGGGCGCTGACCGTAATCGAGCGCCTCGGCTTCGGGCGGTGCCGTCTGAGCCTGGCCGCACCGGCTGAGATCGACCTCGGCGGGGCGCGCATCGCGACCTCGTACCCCCGCACGCTCGGGCGCTGGCTGGAAGCACGGGATGTCGAGGCGAAAATCGTCGACCTCAGTGGGTCGGTCGAGATCGCCCCGTCGCTCGGGATTGCGGACGCGGTCTGCGACCTCGTGGCGACCGGCTCGACGCTCGCGCAGAACGGGCTGACGGAGTTCGAGACCGTGCTCCGCTCCGAGGCCGTACTCTTCGGCCGCCCCCTGGACGGGGACGGGCAGGACCTCCTCGACCGGCTTCTCGTCCGCATCCGCTCCCGCCTCGCTGCCGAGCGCACGCGCTACGTCGTGATGAACGCCCCGCGCGAGGCGGTCGAGCGCATCCGCGCCCTCCTCCCCGGCCTCAAGACGCCGACGATCTCGCCGCTGACAAGCGAAGGCTGGGTCAGCATCGCGACGGTCGTCGGCCTCGACGTGTTCTGGGAGACCATGCACGCGCTGAGAGAGGCCGGGGCCGTCGGTATCCTCGTCATGCCCATCGAACAACTGGTCCAATGA
- the hisIE gene encoding bifunctional phosphoribosyl-AMP cyclohydrolase/phosphoribosyl-ATP diphosphatase HisIE, whose product MLTAADLDRLDFAKGDGLVPAIVQDAATRRVLMLGYMDRTAAQQTLATGLVTFWSRSRETLWTKGETSGHTLRLRSLHLDCDSDALLALAEPAGPTCHTGAVSCFDADPGLGLLGDLERTIADRFASGSPGSYVRSLASAGLDRCAQKVGEEAVEVVIAAKNADDDALAGEAADLVFHLLVLLRQRGLGLGDVTAVLAKRRRPDLDPDSSDP is encoded by the coding sequence ATGCTGACCGCCGCCGACCTCGACCGCCTTGACTTCGCCAAAGGTGACGGCCTCGTCCCCGCGATCGTGCAGGACGCCGCCACGCGGCGCGTGCTGATGCTGGGCTACATGGACCGCACCGCCGCCCAGCAGACGCTCGCGACCGGCCTCGTGACCTTTTGGAGCCGAAGCCGGGAGACGCTCTGGACCAAAGGTGAGACCTCAGGCCACACGCTCCGCCTCCGCAGCCTCCACCTCGACTGCGACAGCGACGCCCTCCTCGCGCTCGCCGAGCCCGCCGGCCCGACCTGCCACACCGGTGCCGTCTCGTGCTTCGACGCCGACCCCGGCCTCGGCCTCCTCGGCGACCTGGAGCGCACGATTGCCGACCGCTTTGCTTCTGGCAGTCCCGGCTCGTACGTTCGGAGCCTCGCCAGCGCCGGCCTCGACCGCTGCGCGCAGAAGGTCGGCGAGGAAGCCGTCGAGGTCGTCATCGCGGCCAAGAACGCGGACGACGACGCGCTCGCCGGCGAGGCCGCCGACCTCGTCTTCCACCTCCTCGTGCTGCTCCGGCAGCGCGGGCTCGGGCTGGGCGACGTGACGGCGGTGCTCGCAAAGCGGCGACGGCCCGACCTCGACCCCGATTCCAGCGATCCGTGA